A genomic window from Natronorubrum aibiense includes:
- a CDS encoding signal peptidase I: MNYKTLANRVGLVLLIALVVPFVIYAVPGVIGAEYSFVVLSGSMAPAIEAGDVVVVADRDPATIETADVITYVRGSEETPVTHRVVGVEETEAGLAFETKGDANSDVDASLVPAANVLGVVVLTIPYIGYAIQAVSTPLGFVLLVAVPLGLLVVTELWSLVRAGRTDAAADGGDSDDTTDSAEPTASEPAASTAAEFTISPTDLRLSTVILVPVAVYAIYVALELQTTLTISIAFAATFSALAAGGLLLAARGDTAERERSPPVPTAPGDVSDDGAATDGGSSVTTADEIAMGSAATDSRPTEAKATEREPTDSADAATAQGMEPDASSPIEWAETPEPAPPEESTEDSE, encoded by the coding sequence ATGAACTACAAAACACTCGCAAATAGAGTCGGATTGGTCCTGTTGATCGCCCTCGTCGTCCCGTTCGTTATCTACGCGGTTCCGGGCGTGATCGGCGCGGAGTACAGCTTCGTCGTCCTCTCGGGCAGCATGGCACCCGCGATCGAGGCCGGTGACGTGGTCGTCGTCGCCGACCGGGACCCGGCGACGATCGAGACGGCCGACGTGATCACGTACGTTCGCGGGAGTGAAGAAACGCCCGTGACGCACCGCGTCGTAGGGGTCGAGGAGACCGAGGCCGGACTCGCCTTCGAGACGAAAGGAGACGCAAATAGCGACGTGGACGCCAGCCTGGTCCCGGCAGCGAACGTCCTCGGCGTCGTCGTCCTGACGATTCCCTACATCGGCTACGCGATTCAGGCCGTGAGCACGCCGCTCGGGTTCGTCCTGCTCGTCGCCGTTCCGCTGGGGCTGCTCGTCGTGACCGAACTGTGGTCGCTCGTGCGTGCCGGCCGAACTGACGCGGCTGCAGACGGCGGCGACAGCGACGACACCACCGACAGTGCAGAACCGACGGCCTCCGAGCCCGCGGCGTCGACGGCCGCAGAGTTCACCATCAGCCCGACCGACCTGCGGCTGTCGACCGTAATTCTGGTCCCCGTCGCCGTTTACGCGATCTACGTCGCCCTCGAGCTTCAGACCACGCTGACGATCTCGATCGCGTTCGCGGCGACGTTCTCGGCGCTCGCCGCCGGTGGGCTGTTGCTGGCCGCTCGAGGCGACACCGCAGAACGGGAGCGATCGCCACCGGTACCGACAGCACCCGGTGACGTGAGCGACGATGGTGCGGCAACGGATGGCGGCTCGAGCGTGACGACTGCCGACGAGATCGCTATGGGGTCGGCCGCGACGGACTCGAGGCCGACAGAGGCGAAAGCGACCGAGCGTGAGCCGACGGACTCGGCGGACGCTGCGACAGCACAGGGGATGGAACCCGACGCATCCTCGCCGATAGAGTGGGCGGAGACTCCCGAACCAGCGCCGCCGGAGGAATCGACGGAGGATTCTGAATGA
- a CDS encoding SipW-dependent-type signal peptide-containing protein, translating into MTTNDETVGLSRRKILGGLGAIGVASVGAGLGTTAYFSDRESFDGNTLTAGQLTMHGSWQQLYYGADQSVRPGDYGTAGRPWINAYPDHDDDGIQSLGGLTYVDDPSDDPADGRNIPLSCGDFEGLGDAPRPAISLADLKPGDEGEVTFGFTLCDNPGYVWMNGEVTGETPGAGDGQLADYLRAKIWRDEDCDNVYDDLEPSDLVLMIDFSGSMLYSQYNGIVTGDSITVGDAEYGETTYSQTAKIDLVEQGVIDFVDLLQGEIDADPNIDSDDFRIGAVFFDGYSSDGDSSNPGPNVVTSADLSGWGDPDDDGFTSDIIDLVTLDGSGEAPLRNLRDQLDDLFDGTGTALEEGFGELMDLFDGRIDDSRKPQSITFTDGEPYFGGSLTNDRFEDLLTAANAARTDPDYATSIFIVGDDAGDSRAEFTQRVMAGPAGLPIDVSGATAATFSGDPFAYGGDPAFFFNIDDPASIPGLFAQVAIEILPEKVVACGTLAEVFDVLESDPGRIIDAVPREDGIDCFEPEMTHCVGFSWSFPIRSTDPEATMDNNDVQGASLEFDLGLYTEQCRHNFVAETAPN; encoded by the coding sequence ATGACTACCAACGACGAGACGGTCGGTCTTTCCCGACGAAAGATCCTCGGCGGACTCGGCGCGATCGGGGTCGCGTCGGTCGGCGCGGGACTCGGGACGACCGCCTACTTCAGCGACCGGGAATCGTTCGACGGAAACACGCTCACCGCCGGCCAGCTCACCATGCACGGCAGCTGGCAACAGCTCTACTACGGGGCGGACCAGTCGGTTCGTCCGGGAGACTACGGCACGGCCGGTCGCCCCTGGATCAACGCGTACCCGGATCACGACGACGACGGGATTCAGTCGCTCGGCGGCCTGACCTACGTCGACGATCCGAGCGACGACCCTGCGGACGGGCGCAACATCCCGCTCTCGTGTGGCGACTTCGAGGGGCTGGGAGATGCACCGCGGCCGGCGATTTCGCTCGCCGATCTCAAACCCGGTGACGAAGGCGAGGTCACGTTCGGGTTCACGCTCTGTGACAACCCCGGCTACGTCTGGATGAACGGCGAGGTTACCGGCGAGACTCCCGGCGCTGGCGACGGCCAGCTCGCCGACTACCTCCGCGCGAAGATCTGGCGCGACGAGGACTGTGACAACGTCTACGACGACCTCGAGCCATCCGATCTCGTGTTGATGATCGACTTCTCGGGCTCGATGCTGTACTCGCAGTACAACGGGATCGTCACGGGCGACTCGATCACGGTCGGCGACGCCGAGTACGGCGAGACGACCTACAGCCAGACCGCGAAGATCGATCTCGTCGAACAAGGAGTCATCGACTTCGTCGACCTCCTGCAGGGCGAAATCGACGCCGACCCGAACATCGACAGCGACGACTTCCGTATCGGCGCGGTGTTCTTCGACGGCTACAGCAGCGACGGCGACTCGAGCAATCCCGGCCCGAACGTCGTCACGTCGGCGGACCTCAGCGGCTGGGGTGATCCCGACGACGACGGATTCACGTCGGACATCATCGACTTGGTGACGCTCGACGGGAGCGGCGAGGCGCCGTTACGGAACCTTCGGGACCAGCTCGACGATCTGTTCGACGGCACCGGAACGGCCCTCGAGGAAGGGTTCGGCGAACTCATGGATCTGTTCGACGGTCGCATCGACGACAGCCGCAAGCCGCAGTCGATCACGTTCACGGACGGCGAGCCGTACTTCGGCGGGAGCCTGACGAACGATCGCTTCGAGGATCTGTTGACCGCCGCGAACGCGGCCCGAACCGACCCCGACTACGCGACGAGCATCTTCATCGTCGGCGATGATGCCGGTGACTCCCGTGCCGAGTTTACCCAGCGCGTGATGGCCGGGCCGGCGGGACTGCCGATCGACGTCAGCGGCGCGACGGCCGCGACCTTCAGCGGCGATCCGTTCGCCTACGGCGGCGACCCGGCGTTTTTCTTCAACATCGACGACCCGGCGTCGATCCCCGGCCTGTTCGCACAGGTCGCGATCGAGATTCTCCCGGAGAAAGTCGTCGCCTGCGGAACCCTTGCCGAGGTGTTCGACGTCCTCGAGAGCGATCCCGGACGGATCATCGACGCCGTGCCGCGTGAGGACGGCATCGACTGTTTCGAACCGGAGATGACCCACTGTGTCGGCTTCAGCTGGTCGTTCCCGATCCGGTCGACCGATCCCGAAGCGACGATGGACAACAACGACGTCCAAGGAGCGTCCCTCGAGTTCGATCTCGGGCTCTACACCGAGCAGTGCCGGCACAACTTCGTCGCAGAGACGGCTCCGAACTGA
- a CDS encoding SipW-dependent-type signal peptide-containing protein, translating to MTSSRALVVVICLLVATAGFAGGAVTVAVFTDTESVSGTFSTSETFSVPLADEIALDTLEHDHENGSENASADDCGSSGSSLPDDIGGPEQGSETPSSDTGAAANDTQIDDEGSSDGETAEDGTDVNGAEPDGNDSAGGIGATEGETMTEDGGANESGADGNETVADSESTASETPPGEESPEDTDDTMTATETDSPQSTDGSDSESPPDEDGDETDRTESSDSIDESTGDDAEIDGDGERHDESTDDEVEPEGTEVQSDGTEDENTDDHGSNVTDGDTEAESPVNGDAADDNEAEHTDNQQDGTDEADSDAEHADDQSDGTTDTALAADDDTESEPESD from the coding sequence ATGACCTCGAGTCGTGCGCTCGTCGTCGTCATCTGTCTCCTCGTCGCAACGGCTGGCTTCGCCGGCGGCGCGGTCACCGTTGCGGTGTTTACCGACACCGAATCCGTGTCAGGAACGTTCTCGACCAGCGAGACGTTCTCGGTTCCACTCGCGGATGAAATAGCGCTAGATACTCTCGAGCACGATCACGAGAACGGCTCTGAAAACGCGTCGGCCGACGACTGCGGCTCGAGTGGCTCGTCGCTGCCGGACGACATCGGCGGCCCCGAACAAGGATCTGAGACGCCCTCAAGCGACACCGGGGCGGCTGCAAACGATACACAGATCGATGACGAGGGCTCGAGTGACGGCGAGACGGCCGAAGACGGAACGGACGTCAACGGGGCCGAACCCGATGGGAACGACTCTGCCGGCGGCATCGGCGCGACCGAGGGTGAGACGATGACCGAAGACGGAGGCGCGAACGAGAGCGGGGCTGACGGGAACGAAACGGTAGCGGACAGTGAATCCACAGCATCCGAGACACCGCCAGGGGAAGAATCACCAGAAGACACCGACGACACGATGACGGCGACGGAGACCGACTCACCACAATCGACTGACGGCTCCGACAGCGAGTCGCCGCCGGACGAAGACGGCGACGAGACGGACCGAACGGAGAGTTCCGATTCGATCGACGAGTCGACCGGCGATGACGCCGAAATTGACGGTGACGGTGAACGACACGACGAGTCGACCGACGACGAGGTCGAACCTGAGGGTACTGAGGTGCAAAGCGACGGGACCGAAGACGAGAACACTGACGACCACGGCAGCAACGTGACGGACGGCGATACTGAAGCCGAGAGCCCGGTAAACGGTGACGCCGCGGATGACAACGAAGCGGAGCACACCGACAATCAACAGGATGGGACGGACGAAGCAGACAGCGACGCAGAGCACGCTGACGACCAATCTGACGGGACAACGGACACTGCTCTCGCGGCCGACGACGACACAGAGTCGGAACCCGAATCCGACTGA
- a CDS encoding SipW-dependent-type signal peptide-containing protein, translating to MTTTDSAVGFSRRRVLAGLGAVGIASTGAGLGTTAYFSDRETFSGNTLTAGQLELSVTWQQLYDGAPQSGRPEDYGTAGRPFVNAYPDHDGDGLQSFERDDGVDEYVDRAAYSDPLEAAMAGTNLEFSCAEIATFDGPSFAPNDDALIELDDVKPGDSGEVTFGIKLCDNPGYIWLHGALVDEGDGSHPESNGPELADAIRARAWYDTNGNNVFDPGEPAIAAGSLREVLDLLNAGIMLAYDPDVDLGVPDTTAGDGEMLEDGDEEVVPRNPTCEDLGLFRAIKIESEDLPNVVGDSETYTTPVGDVTITVTELSGGDVREFDFTLDGFEVSAVIVKGGPDGNVYRKESSDDVLTADSGVGLGAPLRNSTQRYGVSHVSFCYDVLPPEEPPASEAVCFEPSNTRFIAFEWHLPTTVGNEVQGDSVAFDLSFYTEQCRHNPDPIDPFEA from the coding sequence ATGACAACGACCGATTCAGCGGTTGGGTTTTCCCGACGACGCGTGTTAGCGGGTCTCGGTGCCGTCGGCATTGCGTCGACAGGTGCGGGACTCGGCACGACCGCCTACTTCAGCGACCGCGAGACGTTCTCGGGGAACACACTCACCGCAGGACAACTCGAGTTGAGCGTCACCTGGCAACAGCTCTACGACGGCGCGCCCCAATCAGGGCGTCCCGAAGACTACGGCACGGCTGGCCGCCCGTTCGTGAACGCCTATCCGGACCACGACGGCGACGGTCTCCAGTCGTTCGAACGCGACGACGGCGTCGACGAGTACGTCGACCGCGCCGCGTACAGCGACCCCCTCGAGGCGGCGATGGCGGGCACGAACCTCGAGTTTAGCTGTGCGGAGATCGCAACGTTCGATGGTCCGTCGTTCGCCCCGAACGACGACGCGCTCATCGAACTCGACGACGTGAAGCCGGGCGACTCCGGTGAAGTGACCTTCGGCATCAAACTCTGTGACAACCCCGGCTACATCTGGCTCCACGGCGCCCTCGTCGACGAGGGTGACGGCAGCCATCCGGAGAGCAATGGCCCGGAGCTGGCCGATGCGATCCGCGCTCGTGCGTGGTACGACACGAACGGTAACAACGTGTTCGATCCGGGGGAACCAGCCATCGCCGCCGGCTCGCTCAGAGAGGTCCTCGACCTGTTGAATGCGGGCATCATGCTCGCGTATGACCCCGACGTCGACCTCGGCGTCCCGGATACGACAGCAGGCGACGGTGAGATGCTCGAGGATGGCGACGAGGAGGTCGTCCCGCGCAACCCGACGTGTGAAGATCTCGGCCTGTTCCGGGCGATCAAGATCGAATCGGAAGACCTGCCGAATGTGGTGGGCGACTCGGAGACGTACACCACGCCGGTCGGCGACGTCACGATCACGGTGACCGAGCTGTCCGGCGGCGACGTCCGCGAGTTCGATTTCACGCTCGATGGGTTCGAGGTGAGCGCCGTCATCGTCAAGGGTGGTCCGGACGGGAACGTCTACCGAAAGGAGAGCAGCGACGACGTCCTCACTGCCGATTCGGGTGTTGGACTCGGCGCACCGCTTCGAAACAGCACCCAACGCTACGGTGTCAGCCACGTTAGTTTCTGCTACGACGTGCTTCCACCCGAGGAGCCACCAGCGTCGGAAGCGGTCTGTTTCGAGCCGTCGAACACTCGATTCATCGCCTTCGAGTGGCACCTCCCGACCACCGTCGGCAACGAGGTCCAAGGTGACAGCGTCGCGTTCGATCTGTCGTTCTACACCGAGCAGTGCCGACACAACCCCGATCCCATCGATCCCTTCGAAGCATGA
- a CDS encoding ABC transporter permease: protein MASQQGTDETPRPAGYYHLARAVLYREFLIFVRYPANAIGGIVISVFFFGVLFYGGRMIAGQALTDSIEGLIVGYFLWTLSVGAYSSISNDIASEVQWGTLERHVMTPFGFAPVALLKGVAKIVRTFITSTIILIAMILITGTTLELNLLTIVVVATLSIVSVLGLGLAAGGVTVLYKQIGNWLNLLQFGFIVLISAPAFDLGWMQVLPLAHGSALLQRAMVDGIRLWEFTAFDLVLLAATAAGYLALGYVVFQYATRRARRLGVLGDY, encoded by the coding sequence ACCGCGAGTTCCTGATCTTCGTCCGCTATCCCGCCAACGCGATCGGCGGCATCGTCATCTCGGTGTTCTTCTTCGGCGTCCTCTTCTATGGCGGACGGATGATCGCTGGACAGGCGCTGACCGACTCGATCGAGGGGCTCATCGTCGGCTACTTCCTGTGGACGCTGTCAGTGGGCGCGTACTCCTCGATCTCGAACGACATCGCGAGCGAGGTCCAGTGGGGAACCCTCGAGCGCCACGTGATGACGCCGTTCGGGTTCGCGCCCGTGGCGCTGTTGAAAGGCGTCGCGAAGATCGTCCGGACGTTCATTACCTCGACGATCATCCTGATCGCGATGATCCTGATCACTGGGACGACGCTCGAATTGAATCTGCTCACGATCGTCGTCGTCGCGACGCTCAGCATCGTCTCGGTGCTCGGACTCGGGCTCGCAGCCGGTGGGGTGACGGTGCTCTACAAACAGATCGGCAACTGGCTGAACCTTCTCCAGTTCGGGTTCATCGTGCTCATCTCCGCTCCCGCGTTCGACCTCGGGTGGATGCAGGTGCTCCCGCTCGCCCACGGCAGCGCCCTCCTCCAGCGGGCGATGGTCGACGGTATCCGTCTCTGGGAGTTCACGGCGTTCGACCTCGTGCTGTTGGCCGCGACCGCAGCCGGTTATCTGGCGCTCGGGTACGTCGTCTTTCAGTACGCGACTCGTCGAGCACGACGGCTCGGCGTGCTCGGCGACTACTGA
- a CDS encoding DUF7861 family protein, protein MTHDRIHARKPAHDLERWSVGTIESITDRDGHCAFAVQTLDGETIELVVTVAIRELVVRRLDLEDGESPIGARVWYRQHGG, encoded by the coding sequence ATGACCCACGACCGAATTCACGCCCGGAAACCGGCGCACGACCTCGAGCGCTGGTCCGTCGGCACGATCGAGTCGATTACCGACCGGGACGGCCACTGCGCCTTCGCGGTCCAAACCCTTGACGGCGAGACGATCGAACTCGTCGTTACGGTTGCCATCCGGGAGCTGGTGGTGCGACGGCTCGACCTCGAGGACGGCGAGTCACCGATCGGGGCCCGCGTCTGGTATCGACAACATGGCGGCTGA